A single region of the Selenomonas sp. oral taxon 920 genome encodes:
- the sdhB gene encoding succinate dehydrogenase iron-sulfur subunit produces the protein MAEQKKVRFIIERQDGPNENPYTQEFEVDYRPGLNVVASLMEIQKNPVTVDGKRVPPPVWECNCLEKVCGACMMVINGHAQQACCALVDNLTQPIRVQPARTFPVIRDLLIDRSVMFESLKRIHGWVEVDGTWDNKDAPIQNPYTAETCYELSHCMTCGCCLEACPNVGPQSDFIGPAPTAQTLLFNLHPLGKFDAPKRLNALMEKGGITSCGNSQNCERVCPKSIKLTQHLAQLNREVNKQALRNMFNH, from the coding sequence ATGGCAGAACAGAAAAAAGTTCGTTTTATCATCGAGCGTCAGGATGGACCGAACGAGAACCCCTATACGCAGGAGTTCGAGGTCGACTATCGTCCCGGTCTCAACGTCGTTGCGTCCCTCATGGAGATCCAGAAGAACCCCGTGACGGTGGACGGCAAGCGCGTTCCGCCTCCGGTCTGGGAGTGCAACTGCCTTGAGAAGGTCTGCGGTGCGTGCATGATGGTCATCAATGGCCACGCACAGCAGGCATGCTGCGCACTGGTCGACAACCTCACGCAGCCGATCCGCGTCCAGCCGGCGCGTACGTTCCCCGTGATCCGCGACCTTCTTATCGACCGCTCGGTCATGTTTGAGAGCCTCAAGCGCATCCATGGCTGGGTCGAGGTGGACGGTACATGGGACAACAAGGATGCCCCGATCCAGAATCCGTATACGGCAGAGACGTGCTATGAGCTCTCACACTGCATGACCTGCGGCTGCTGCCTTGAGGCGTGCCCGAATGTCGGGCCGCAGTCTGACTTCATCGGTCCCGCACCGACGGCGCAGACGCTTCTCTTCAACCTCCATCCGCTCGGGAAGTTCGACGCACCGAAGCGCCTGAATGCGCTGATGGAGAAGGGCGGCATCACAAGCTGCGGCAACAGCCAGAACTGCGAGCGCGTCTGTCCGAAGAGCATCAAGCTTACGCAGCATCTTGCACAGCTGAACCGTGAG